The Nitrospinaceae bacterium genomic interval TTCCGTTTGAGATACTCAAGAACGGAAAGTGGTATCTCCGTCATCCCCTTTTCGTATTGAGAAATAATCGCTTGCGAAACTCCCATATCCTTTGCTAGTTCCGTTTGCTCAAGTCTAAGAGACTTCCTGATCGCCCGGAGACGCTCTCCAATTTCTTGCTTTCTTTTTATCGGAAGCGTGTTTTTCATTTCTCCACCCTCTCTTTGTTGTAGATGCTTATCTTCATTTCCAACGCCCGCGGCAACCCTTTTTTTGAAGTTTTGAAGTGACAATTGTCCTCAGAGTCACCAAAAAACAAGTAATCTAAATTCAAGAGAACTCTATTTGATATATGAATTTAAGTTGTCAGAATACTGTCTCGGAAGTGTCACGATCTTGTCATTTTATAATTTATACAGCGTTACATTAATAATACTGAATAGAATGAAGGGATATTGGGGGGGGGGAGGTCAAAACAACGCCAACTGATGTCTACAGGATTACGGTTTTGATCGCCAAATTCACAAAATTTATTGCAGAAAACACCGAGGCCCCCACCCTGCGTAAAGCCGCTCTCGACGTAGTCCTTATTCCTGCTACAGGGAAAAAACCCTCCGATGCAGTGAAAATGGTATATGCCGCCCGGAAACAAGTGAATATCCTCCGAAAACAACGGGGCTTGAAGCCGGTCAAGAGGTATAGCCGCGAGGACGGAATGGTAACGCCCGCGATAGTGTTCATCAACACGGGATTCGTACTCGACGGGCTAGCTGAGATTGCAACGAAATTCGATTCCAAAAAATCGGCGGGAGATCTTTACGACGTCAAAATATATAAAAACAAGACACCGAGCGATGTATACGCCTCGGCCGACTAAACCGCTAGGCTTCTCGCCGTCTTGCTGGGAAACGGTTAATACCCATAAATAAATCAGCTACAAAAAAAGTGGGGCCTTGGCCTCGCCTTTTTTTATTCGAAAGCTGTTGTGCAGGTGACGATGTTTCTTGAACTTTCCTCCCTCGCCCTCTTCGTTGCATAATCAGGCATTCGCCATCGACAGGGATAGATTCCCTAAATGCTTCGGGAGAGAACCTAATGAGCCGTCTAACAGAATTGTCCGTTGGAAAATTCGATAAAAGACAACGCCAACTTTACGATAAAATAGTATCCGGAAAGCGTGGAGAGGAAAGATTCAGCGCGCCGTTTCACATCTGGATTCGTAGCCCCGATTTTTTGGAACGTCTCGAAAAAGTGGGCTCCTATCTAAGAGGAGATACCCCTCTCCCGCCCCGTCTGATCGAGATGGCGGTTCTCATCACAGCCCGCTTCTGGACCGCCCAGTACGAATGGTTCGCACACGTGCCATACGCAATTAGGGGAGGTCTTGATATGGAAATTATATCGGCCATAGCCAAGCGACGACGACCCGAAAACATGAAGACCGATGAGATAGCTTTGTATGACTACTGCACCGACCTGCATGAAAAGCACGCCATTAGCGATGCGGTCTACCAGGCAGCACTTAAGCAATTTGGCGAACAAGGCATGGTCGATCTGACGGGACTCATCGGCCACTACACCATGGTGTCGATGACGCTGAACGCCTTCGAGGTGCCCTTGCCTGCCGGGGCCGAGCATTCACTTTCTGAATAAGAGTCCACGCCCCCCTTCAAGCGAGCCCTCGCAATGTAATCATGGCCAATGAAGCCATTGTCTCGGCGGCCAGGGAAATAGCCGAGGCACGCCCAATCCCGTGGCTGCCACCTGTCACCAGTGCTGTCTTGTCCTTCAATCCTAAATCCATTTCTTACGTTTCCCCTCAAGAATATACGTTTATCCCGCTCATATCCCCTCCACCAGAGAACCAGAAAAAAGAGCAAACCTGCCAATTTCCATAAATTCAAGAGAATATACTAGTAAAGTGCCATATTAGATTGTTCAGGAGAAGTGAACCCGCAATACAAGGCATACAGCGCTCTATTATATCTATTCAATAACAATTAGAATTTTTTTAAAATAAGCTAGGATGGCGAATGATGACTTCTACTCCATTCATCATACTTCACTTGAGGAATCCCTCTTTGATTGGAAATACTTATTCATCACGATGAGCTCTCCCCATCCAAGAGGGTATAATGTAGAATAAATTTTCAAATTAGAAACAAAAAAATGTTTAATAATTCTCGATTTGTTCAGGTTTATAGAAAAACAGCGACAGATCTTCATTGCCGCAGGAGACGGAATCAATGACTATCAGAAATTTATTTGATTTAACGGACGAGGTCGCGTTGGTAACTGGCGGGGCTGGCGCCATTGGCTCTGAGGTCGCAAAAGGTTTAGCCGCCTTTGGCGCGAATGTCGTCGTCGCTGACATTGATTTAGAGGGCGCAGAGAAAGTGGCCCACCAGATTGAACAATTAGGCCGAAAATCGTTGGCAATAAAAGTTGATGTGAGCCAAAAACAAGAAGCCGAGCGCTTGGCCCGTTCCGTGAAAGATTCTTTCGGCACCATCGACATTTTATTCAACAATGCAGGGATCATGCGGCGCTATTCTGCCGAGGAATTTCCGTTACCTGAATGGGAGGAAGTTATACAAGTGAATCTGACTGGGATTTTCCTCGTTGCACAAGCTGTAGCCAACACAGCCATGATTCCCCAAAAATCTGGAAAAATTATCAACACATCATCCATGCATGCATTTGTCGGCCGCAAGAAGGCCGCAGCCTACTCCGCAAGTAAAAGCGGAGTCATCGGACTGACCAAGGTGCTAGCCAACGACTGGGGCCCATACAACATCCGAGTAAACTCTCTGGCCCCAAGTAACCTCGACACCCCAATGACCGCCGCCGTGCTAAGCGACCCGGAGAGAAAAAAACTGGCGCTCTCAAGAACGCCGCTCGGAAGATTTGGGTTGCCCGAGGACCTGATCGGCACCGTCGTATTCCTTGCCTCGCGGGCCTCAAATTACGTTACAGGGCAAACAATCCTCGTCGAGGGAGGAAGATCGGTCGAGTGATCGTCAATACCTGTATTTCACCACTTTCCATCAAGCCACCTCTAGACCACTAGATACAGGGCATGCACATTTTATTTTGGTACTGGAAAGCGCACCGCTAAGCGTTTTCTTCCTTTTCTTTTCTTTCTTTAACAACCGTCATGAGAGATTTAATACCGACCAGCATGGTGGGGCCTCCGCATGGAAATTGCGCAGTCTGAAGTGCATCAAATATTTCTGCCTCGCTCGCGCCTGCCTTCATGGCCTGGCCCATATGGTTTCGGATGTACTTCTCACCCTCTATCCCAGGAATGCGAGCACAAAGGGCGGAAACAACAACGATTGACCTCATCTTCATGGGAAGAGCGCCTTCCCGCGTAACGTTATAGTTAAAAAAATCATGAGACCGGATAACCCAATCCCAATTGTGATCCATAATGTATTTATGCTCGGGAAGAACATACCCATGAACTTTTAGCTGATTTTCCTCTAAAACTTTCCTGTCTGTGTGAGCAGGTTCCACCTCCTCTTGTTCAGCGGCTTGCTGTGCCCCCTCATTGCTATCCACCGAAATTCCGTCTTCCTCAAGAACCTGGCGAAGGCAATTCATGCCGACGAGCACGGTCCCCTCGCCTGTAGGATGAATCGTACACTCGAAGGCCTCGATGAATTCTCTAGGGGTTGCACCCGCCTTGAGCCCCGCGCGAATGTGTTTTTTGATGTATCGTGCGTTCTCGGTTCCCGGCATGCGCACGGCAAAAACCACGGCGAAGATAATTTCCTTCATCTTTCTTGGAAGCGCACTATCCCGAGTGACATGAAATTCATAAAGCGCCTGGCGGCGACGAAGCCATCCCCAGTCGTTATCAATTAAAAATTCTTGTTCTGCGAGAATTTCCCCGTGAGTTTCACGCATTTTTTCCATAATGGCCTGCTTGTTCTTGAGTACCATTTCTCTTTCCTCCATGGAGAATGGGCAATGTCAATGTATTCTAAATTACGAAATTCATGAATCTACAACTCTCGTTACAAAATCTGAGCCATCACAGATCCTAATTTGGCGCCAGGACCTCATTGCGAAGAGTCCCTATGCCTTCGATTTCCACCTCAATGGTATCGCCCTCCTTGACGGGCGAGCGTCCCGATGGTGTGCCCGTCCAGACAACATCGCCCGGCTGCAAGGTCATGAACGCCGTCATGTGCTCGATGATTTCATAAACATCAAAAAGCATCATGCTTGTCCTGGCGTCCTGCCTCGCCTCGCCGTTGACCCGGCTCTTTATGCTCAAATCGGAGGTATCGAGATCGGTAACGAGCCAGGGGCCCAGAGGACCTGAAGTATCAAATCCTCGCGCCCGCGTAACGTTTTTGTCCTGACGAACAAAATCCAGGGCCCCAAGTTCGTTCCCACATGTGTAGCCAAGAATATAATCTTTCGCATCTTCCTTGGAGACGTTCCTCGCGCTTCGTTTGATGACCGTGCAAAGCTCCGCCTCTATATGTGGGTCTTCAGACGCTGCGGGATATCGGACCCCATCGCCCGGATTCGACAACGTGCTGGCAGGCTTAAAGAAAAAGCGTGGTGCCTCTCTCCTATCCTCAACCGTTGAGCCCTCTGCATTGGTCGCTTTTTGATAATTGATTCCCACGCAGACCATAATAGCGGGCTCGGCCGGTGCAAGTAATTTTACGTCATCTAGGCGGCAAAGGGCCTCACCTTTTTCAAACGCGCCATACACGCTTCCCGAAATCGAGAAAATCTGATCATGCTCCAGGGTGCCCCAATGGATCTCCTGCCTCCAAAAAAATCGAACTAGTTTCATTGGCTTTATTCCTTTCTTGGCTCTCAGGTTAGGCTCAACCGAGTTGGCTACCCCGCCTTACAGTTAAATCCGGGTGATTGTATCCAAATCGGCAGGACCGGGAGAGGGTTTTGGACCCGAAGGCGCTGACAAAGGCGACGCCTTTCGCGTGGGAGAAAATCCTTTGGCATGAAAACCTGTCTTCCCCATCCCTTCAATTTCGATCTCCAGGTGATCGCCATCCTTGATAGGCTTGCGTCCTACATGATAAGTCCCCGTGGCGATAACATCGCCAGGCTCAAGCTGGACGAAGCGGCTGGCCCATGCCACCTGTGCTGAAATTTTATGGGCCATGTATTCGGTATTATAGTTTTGAGCGAGTTCACCGTTCACCCAACTCTTTACATTGAGTTTGTACGGATCGGGTACCTCGTCCTTGGTTGTAACCCAAGGACCACAAGGGCCGTGGGAAGCCTGCCCCTTCGTGAGAAAGCGGGTATAGCGTGTAATTCCCCGAACCGATATATCGAAGAAAGGCACATACCCAAAAACATAGTCCATGGCCTCATTCACCGAGACGTTTTTCGCTACTTTCCCGATTACAAACGCCAGCTCCGCTTCGGGCTGAAATTCAATGATCTCGGGAATTTCCACCAACTCAATGGTGCCGCCTGGACCGAGAAGCGCCGGATCCATGTAGAAGAACTCCAGGGGAAGGTTATCCAGCGACCTTCCCGGCATATCTACGTAATTCAAAAATGCTCCCAGGCATTTGCTGGGCCTGGGAATTGGAGATAGGAGCTGTACGGAGTCCAAGGGAACGCCTTCTTCTCGACCGACAATTCGCTCGATATCATCTCGACAATCATCGAAGTTCGATATCACCTCTTCGATCGCTCTTTGCGCACCCTTCAAGTCACGGTGGCTTACCACCTCGCTCACATCCACAACCTTGTCGCCATTCTTTAAAATGCCAATATTGTCATCATCAAAACGGAGAATTTTCACAGCCGTCACCCAGGGATAGGTCAAGAGAGAAGAACTGCCGATGTAAAATTAAAAAACCACACAATCTCGATAATACCAAAACGGAAATGAGGGAGCAGACATAATCGCTGCCTGCTCCCCCGTTTCGTAGTCCTGACGATTAAACTTTTTAACTATCCAAACCTAGAATTGTGGCCGGATTTTTCTTGATCATCAAATCGATCTCTTCTCTTGTAACGCCCAGGTGCATGAGCATGTTGCAGAAAACGCGCATCCCCTCGGCAGGGCCAGGGCTGGTGTGCTGGCCGCCGTCGGTGATGATGGTGCAGTGCTCGGCGCCAACCTGCTTAACAATTTCGGCCCCATCTTTTGGATGCTGACCAGCGAAGAGGGGGTTGCAGGCATTGTATGAGATGTTTTGAAAGGCGCCCAATGCTCCGATGGCTTTCATGTGATCCATCGTAAAAGCACGATTTCCATTCGGGTGCTCCACCATGCAACGCTCGGGCTTGATGCCCATG includes:
- a CDS encoding helix-turn-helix transcriptional regulator, whose protein sequence is MSLQNFKKRVAAGVGNEDKHLQQREGGEMKNTLPIKRKQEIGERLRAIRKSLRLEQTELAKDMGVSQAIISQYEKGMTEIPLSVLEYLKRKHSVSSDWVIFGTGEMKAAIRDNLFGRQDNFLKLIKQTQKTLLSVGGDLKTIEKSLKGNK
- a CDS encoding carboxymuconolactone decarboxylase family protein; the encoded protein is MSRLTELSVGKFDKRQRQLYDKIVSGKRGEERFSAPFHIWIRSPDFLERLEKVGSYLRGDTPLPPRLIEMAVLITARFWTAQYEWFAHVPYAIRGGLDMEIISAIAKRRRPENMKTDEIALYDYCTDLHEKHAISDAVYQAALKQFGEQGMVDLTGLIGHYTMVSMTLNAFEVPLPAGAEHSLSE
- a CDS encoding glucose 1-dehydrogenase, whose amino-acid sequence is MTIRNLFDLTDEVALVTGGAGAIGSEVAKGLAAFGANVVVADIDLEGAEKVAHQIEQLGRKSLAIKVDVSQKQEAERLARSVKDSFGTIDILFNNAGIMRRYSAEEFPLPEWEEVIQVNLTGIFLVAQAVANTAMIPQKSGKIINTSSMHAFVGRKKAAAYSASKSGVIGLTKVLANDWGPYNIRVNSLAPSNLDTPMTAAVLSDPERKKLALSRTPLGRFGLPEDLIGTVVFLASRASNYVTGQTILVEGGRSVE
- a CDS encoding carboxymuconolactone decarboxylase family protein encodes the protein MVLKNKQAIMEKMRETHGEILAEQEFLIDNDWGWLRRRQALYEFHVTRDSALPRKMKEIIFAVVFAVRMPGTENARYIKKHIRAGLKAGATPREFIEAFECTIHPTGEGTVLVGMNCLRQVLEEDGISVDSNEGAQQAAEQEEVEPAHTDRKVLEENQLKVHGYVLPEHKYIMDHNWDWVIRSHDFFNYNVTREGALPMKMRSIVVVSALCARIPGIEGEKYIRNHMGQAMKAGASEAEIFDALQTAQFPCGGPTMLVGIKSLMTVVKERKEKEENA
- a CDS encoding fumarylacetoacetate hydrolase family protein gives rise to the protein MKLVRFFWRQEIHWGTLEHDQIFSISGSVYGAFEKGEALCRLDDVKLLAPAEPAIMVCVGINYQKATNAEGSTVEDRREAPRFFFKPASTLSNPGDGVRYPAASEDPHIEAELCTVIKRSARNVSKEDAKDYILGYTCGNELGALDFVRQDKNVTRARGFDTSGPLGPWLVTDLDTSDLSIKSRVNGEARQDARTSMMLFDVYEIIEHMTAFMTLQPGDVVWTGTPSGRSPVKEGDTIEVEIEGIGTLRNEVLAPN
- a CDS encoding fumarylacetoacetate hydrolase family protein, which gives rise to MKILRFDDDNIGILKNGDKVVDVSEVVSHRDLKGAQRAIEEVISNFDDCRDDIERIVGREEGVPLDSVQLLSPIPRPSKCLGAFLNYVDMPGRSLDNLPLEFFYMDPALLGPGGTIELVEIPEIIEFQPEAELAFVIGKVAKNVSVNEAMDYVFGYVPFFDISVRGITRYTRFLTKGQASHGPCGPWVTTKDEVPDPYKLNVKSWVNGELAQNYNTEYMAHKISAQVAWASRFVQLEPGDVIATGTYHVGRKPIKDGDHLEIEIEGMGKTGFHAKGFSPTRKASPLSAPSGPKPSPGPADLDTITRI